In Paraburkholderia youngii, the genomic stretch CCGGTCGCCGCGCCGATACCGGCCGTCATCGCCGCGCCGACGTCGGCGTCGGTCAGACCGTCGATGACGATCTCCAGCACGCAGCCCACGTCCGCGCTCAGCTCGCTGCGCGATGCGAGGCCGATCAGGCTCGGACAGAACGCGTCGTTGGTCGATGCGGTCGCGCCCGCGTACTTCGAGCCGATCTTCGAGCCCGACCGCACGATGCCGCCGGGAAACGGCATGATCACGTTCGGCAGCCGGCGCATCGCTTCGACCGCGGCTTCGGCGGCGGCGAGCGCCGCGCCCTGGTCGCGCGCGAGCAGCAGCAGGTTGCCGCCGCCGACGGCCTTGACCGTCGCCGCCGTGTCTTCGCAGACGAACTCGCCGTCCATCACCGGCACGCGCCAGTAACGGGTGGGGCCGTTCCCCGTGTCGATCATCTTGGCGATCTGCCAGCCGTCGCCGAAAAAGCGCAGCCCGCTGCCGAGCGGCGCGGGGTCCGATAGCGGCGCGCGGCTCGTGGCCGGATCGATGCCGCTGTATACGGCGGTGCTCGGACAGGTGAGCACGCACTGGCCAACACGCCGCCCGATCTGCTTCGCCAGTTCCTTCGTCGACACCGCGAACAGCAGCACCGCGACGCCGGGACGGCCGTCGGGCGTTGCCTCGGGCGCGAGCATGCGCTCGATGCCCGCCTCGCAGCCGCAGCCGATCACCGAGGTCGCGAAGCCCGACAGCGAGTTCGCCGCGTGCATCGCCCACGTTGGCGTGTGCGCGGTGATCACGAGCCGGGTCGCCTTCATCGGGAAGGCTTCGGCGAAGGTCGCGTCGATCGCGGTGCCGTTGATTTCGAGCGGGGCGGGAGCGTTCATCGTGGCCGCGTCAGGTTAGACATTCG encodes the following:
- the fhcD gene encoding formylmethanofuran--tetrahydromethanopterin N-formyltransferase, which produces MNAPAPLEINGTAIDATFAEAFPMKATRLVITAHTPTWAMHAANSLSGFATSVIGCGCEAGIERMLAPEATPDGRPGVAVLLFAVSTKELAKQIGRRVGQCVLTCPSTAVYSGIDPATSRAPLSDPAPLGSGLRFFGDGWQIAKMIDTGNGPTRYWRVPVMDGEFVCEDTAATVKAVGGGNLLLLARDQGAALAAAEAAVEAMRRLPNVIMPFPGGIVRSGSKIGSKYAGATASTNDAFCPSLIGLASRSELSADVGCVLEIVIDGLTDADVGAAMTAGIGAATGLGRAAGVLRISAGNYGGKLGPYHFHLHELAAGLNGGRA